The genomic segment GTCTCGCTGTGGTCGGGCTTGTCGTCGCGCGTAGCGAACGTCTTCAGCGTCGAGCCGTTCTCCGAGCCGAGGATCAACGCCACCTCGATGTCACCGGCCGCAATCTCTGCGGCGAACTCCGTGACCAGCTTCTGTGAGCCGTTGCCGCCGATCGACTCGAGCACCGCGCGGGCGGGGTCCGCACCGACCCGCTGCGCCACCGACCGGATGTAGTTGTCCGAGCAGCCCAGCGGCGCGCTGGCGAACGGCGTGCAGATCTCGAACTGCCGCAGGCCGGCGAACACCTGGATGGCCTTGGCGACGGCGGCGACGTCGGCCCCGGTGTCGGCCAGCGCGGCACGAACCGCTTCGGTGGCCAGCTCGACCGCCGACATGCCGCGGTAGTCCGGGTCGTCGATGCGCTCGGTGAACTGGCCGACGCCGACGATGACGGGGGTACGCGAATCCACCATAGTTCGACAGGCTAACCGATTCGTCGCCGGCGTCGAAATCGACATCAGGGCTGCGATCCGGTGTGGATCACAGCCCTGATGGCGAACTCGATGGTCTAGAGACTCTGGAGAATCTCCCTGGCCAGGTTGGCGGTCTCCGACGGCGTCTTGCCGACCTTGACCCCGGCGGCCTCGAGGGCCTCCTTCTTGCCCTGCGCGGTGCCCGCGCCGTCGGACACGATCGCGCCCGCGTGGCCCATGGTCTTGCCCTCCGGCGCGGTGAACCCGGCGACGTAGCCGACGACCGGCTTGGAGACGTTGGCCTTGATGTAGGCGCCCGCCTTCTCCTCGGCGTCGCCGCCGATCTCGCCGATCATCACGATGATCTTGGTCTCGGGATCCTTCTCGAACGCCTCGATGGCGTCGATGTGGGTGGTGCCGATGACCGGGTCGCCGCCAATGCCGATCGCGGTCGAGAAGCCGAGATCGCGCAGCTCGTACATCATCTGGTAGGTCAGCGTGCCGGACTTCGACACCAGGCCGATCGGGCCCTTGCCGGTGATGTTGTTCGGCGTGATGCCGACCAGCGACTCACCGGGGGTGATGATGCCGGGGCAGTTCGGGCCGATGATGCGGGTCTTCTCGCCCTTCTCGACGTTGTAGGCCCACGCATAGGCGGTGTCCTGCACCGGGATTCCCTCGGTGATGACGACCAGAAGCGGGATCTCGGCGTCGATGGCCTCGATGATCGCGTCCTTCGAGAAGGCCGGCGGCACAAAGGCGATCGACACGTCGGCGCCGGTCTCCTTCATGGCCTCGGCCACCGAACCGAACACCGGTAAATCGACGCTTTGGCCCTCTTTATTCAAGTGCGTGACGGTAGTACCGGCCTTGCGGGCGTTCACGCCGCCGACGACCTGGGTGCCGGCCTTGAGCATCAGCGCGGTGTGCTTGGTGCCCTCGCCACCGGTGATGCCCTGGACGATGACCTTGTTGTCCTTGTTCAGAAAGATCGACATTGGTTCAGTCCCTTACTTGTTGGCCAGCTCGGCGGCTTTGTCAGCACCGGAGTCCATGGTCTCGGCCTGGATCACCAGCGGATGGTTGGCCTCGGCCAGGATCCGGCGACCCTCTTCGACGTTGTTGCCGTCGAGGCGAACGACCAGTGGCTTGTTGGCCTCGTCGCCCAGGATCTGCAGCGCCTTGACGATGCCGTTGGCCACCGCGTCACAGGCGGTGATGCCGCCGAACACGTTGACGAACACGCTCTTCACCTGGCTGTCGCCGAGGATCACGTCGAGACCGTTGGCCATCACCTCGGCCGAGGCACCGCCACCGATGTCGAGGAAGTTGGCGGGCTTCACGCCACCGTGCTTCTCGCCGGCGTAGGCGACGACGTCCAGGGTCGACATGACCAGACCCGCGCCGTTGCCGATGATGCCGACCTCGCCGTCGAGCTTGACGTAGTTGAGGTCGTTCTCCTTGGCCTTCAGCTCGAGCGGATCGGTGGCGTCCTTGTCCTCGAACTCGGCGTGGCCGGGCTGACGGAAGTCGGCGTTGGCGTCCAGGGTGACCTTGCCGTCCAGGGCCAGGATCTGATCGTCGGGCGTGCGCACCAGCGGGTTGACCTCGACCAGGGTGGCGTCTTCCTTGGTGAAGACCTCCCACAGCTTCTGGATGGTCACGGCCGCGGCGTCGAGGACCTCGGCGGGCAGGTGGCCCTTCTCGGCGATCTCACGGGCGAAGGCCAGGTCTACACCCTTGACGGCGTCGACCGGCACCTTGGCCAGCCGGTCCGGCTTGGTGGCCGCGACCTCTTCGATCTCCATGCCGCCCTCGACCGAGCACATGGCCAGGTAGGTGCGGTTGGAGCGGTCGAGCAGGAAGGAGATGTAGTACTCCTCGGCGATGTCACTGGCCTCGGCGACCAGCAACTTCTTGACGATGTGGCCCTTGATGTCCAGGCCGAGAATGTTTTTGGAGTGGGTGTAGGCGTCGTCGGGGGTCGCGGCGTACTTGACGCCACCGGCCTTTCCGCGGCCACCCACCTTCACCTGAGCCTTGACCATGACCGGCTTACCGATTTCCTCGGCGATGGCTTTGGCGTCCTCAGGCGAGTCGGTGACCCGGCCCGGGGTGGTGGGAACGTTGTGCTTGGCGAACAGTTCTTTCGCCTGATACTCGAAAAGATCCATGGGCTCACTGTCTGGTCGGCGCTGACATTTTGATTAGGGAAGTCGCTCCGGGGGGAACTGTATCTAGACGGCTCCGGGACTCCGTCCCCGCCTACCACTCATGTGGTACATCTCACCGCGGAGTTGAAGTGATTCAACTCACAATCCTCCGTGGAATAACGTCTTGGGTTGCCACCCCCTTCCGTTCTTCGTTAACGTCGTCGGGGTCTGAGATAACGCTTTGGTCACGACAAGGGACTTTGAGTTTTGACGCAGCATCGGCCGACCCCGACTTCCCTCGGAGATCTTTCGGCCTCGCAGCCCTTGACCAGGACTTCTGATCGCCAGGCGCCGTCGACTCGAGCCCTGGACCCCGAGCGCGTGGACGTCACGGACATCATCCCGTTCAACGAGTTCGGCGATCTCTGCGATATCGACTTCCGGGAAAGCGCCGCCTTCGACAGCCTTCAGGTCGCGCACTGCCCCGAACTCGACGACCTCCACGACGCCGATGACGCGCAACCGCTGCGGCTGGCCGTGCCGACGGAATTCGCCGCGCCGCGCGACGAGCGCGCCGAAGTACCGCGCTTCATCAACAGCGACAACACCGACGTTCTGCCGCGTACCCCGCAGCACCGCAGGCAACCGACGAGTGCCGCCAAGGGCCGCGTGATGATCGCCGCCATGGCCGCCGGCGCCGCCGCAGCTGCCGCCTACACCGCGGTCAAGCCCACCACCGAGACCACGACTCAGACCGTCTTGGCCGCCGACACGACGTCCATGGACGGCAGCGCGACCGCTCCCCGCGGCGTGCAGCTGATCGCAGTGAAGCCTGTCGCCGACGCCGCCGTGCACGGCGAGGAACTGGCGAACGGCAACGCCTTCGCCCAGGAACGCGCCGAGCGCGAAGCCCGGCTGCAGCGGCCGCTGTTCGTCATGCCCACCAAGGGCGTCTACACCTCGGGCTTCGGCTACCGCTGGGGCGCACTGCACGCCGGCGTGGACCTGGCCGGTCCGATCGGCACCCCGATCGTCGCGGTCTCCGACGGTGTCGTGATCGACGCGGGCCCGACGGCCGGCTACGGCGCCTGGGTGAAGCTGCGCCACTCCGACGGCACGGTCACGCTGTACGGCCACGTCAACACCTGGACGGTCCAGATCGGTCAGCGGGTCTTCGCCGGCGACCAGATCGCGACCATCGGCAACCGCGGCAACTCGACCGGACCGCACCTGCACTTCGAAGTTCTTCTGGGCGGCACCAACAGGATTGATCCGGCGCCCTGGCTGGCGCAGCGGGGGCTGTCCGTCGGCCCCTACGTCGGCTGACCGGTGTCTGAACCGAACGAACCGCACACCCGCATCATCCGGCGCCAGCCGTCCGGGCCGATTCCCCAACCCGAAGAGCCGCGCACCGGCATCATCCGTCGCGCGCCCACCGGGCCCATCCCCCAGTCTCCCGATGACCGCACCACGAACATTCCGCGTCCACCCGTCGACGACGCCCCCACCGGACTGATCCGCCGCGCCACCCCGATCGCGGTACCGGCCCGGCCGGGCATGGTGGACGTGGCCACCGGTCGTACCGCCATCGCGGCGAGCACCGTCAGCATCATCAGTGGATGGGCTACCGGCGTCGTGGCCACCGATCTGATCACCGGGTGGTGGGGCACCGACCTGCTGTTCTGCCTGGCCGTCGGTTTTCTCACCCTGCTGTTCGCGATCACCACCATCGCCGGGGTGATCACGCTGCTGTTACGCCGTTCGGTCGGGCGCTATCTGATCGCGTTCGGTGCCGTCATCGCGTTGCTGACGTTCGGCAGTGTGTTCGTCGCGGGAGCGCGAATTCCGTTGGCGGTGTATCTGATTCCGGTGTTGCCGTTGGCCAGCCTGGTCTTGGCATTGCACCCGTCAACCCGCCGGTGGTGCCGCCAGCGCTGACCGTCGGCGGCTCGTCCACCACTCCCCGACGACGATGACCCCGACCGCCCACGCGGCACCGAGGAAAGCCCCCGCGGCGACGTCACTGACATAGTGCACACCGAGGTAGACGCGAGAGAAAGCCACCACTCCGGCGGCCGACAAGGCGAACGCCCACAGCTTCACCCGGGCTGTCCAGCCGCGGATCACCGAGCCCGCCATCCAGGCAAGCAGGACCGCCACGGCGAAACCGCCGGTGGCGTGGCCGGAGGGAAATGAGAAACCGTCTTCGACGATCACCGCGGTCCACGACGGTGGACGGTTGCGACCAACCATCCACTTGGCCACCACCAACACCACCCCGACACCGATCAGCCCGGACAGCCCCAGCAGCGCGGGAGCCCACGACCGGATCCGCCAGCAGACCCACGCACTGACGCTGACGACGATCGCCACCAACGACAACGGATCACCAACGTGGGTAAGCACTTTCATGACCGCGGTCAACCATGCGTCACGATTGGCGGCGAACCACTGACCCACCGGCTGATCAACATAGGTATCGAGCTCACCCTCCAGCACATCGTCGAGCAACTCGGTGAAACCCGCCGCCAGCAGCGCGACCACCACGATCCCCGACACCAGTCCCAGGGCCGCGGTCACATCCACCGACAACCACTGCGCCAACCTCGTGAGCGGCGCGCCGAGGTGGCGAATCGCCCACGTCCGCACCGCGACGGCCAGGCCCGTCTCACGCAGGCGCGTCAGCGCTGCTACGAAGAAGCCCTGATGGCGTACCACCCAGACGAGCACGAGGCTCCAGATCAGGAGTGCGGCCACCACGAAGGCAGTCACAATGCCACGACCGTCGTCTAGAGCTTCTGAATCGGTGCGTGATTGTGCATCAGCTTGACGCGCCCGGCGCTGCCGAAGTCGATCAGTGACATCGCCGACTCCCCCATCCCGGAGACCTCCTCGACGCGGCCGAGGCCGTACTTGTCGTGGTTGACCCGGTCGCCGGGTTCCAGGACCACCAGCCCACGCTTGCTGCCGCCTGCCGGGCGCATCGGCGACGGGCGCGGGGTGCCGAATCGGCCCGCCCCGCTGACCGGCGCGCTGTAGGACGGCGTGGGATCGGTGCGACGCCAGTCGAGCAGGTGCTCCGGAATCTCGCGCAGGAAACGCGATTCCGGGTTCAGCATCGGCTGTCCCCACGACGAGCGGACCTTGGCGCGCGTGAGGTAAAGCCGTTGGCGCGCACGGGTTATCCCCACATAGGCCAGGCGACGCTCCTCGGAGAGCTCGGCCGGATCCCCCAGCGCGCGCATGTGCGGGAACATGCCGTCCTCCCAGCCGGTCACGAAGACGACCGGGAACTCCAACCCCTTGGCGGTGTGCAAGGTCATCATCGTGACCA from the Mycolicibacterium crocinum genome contains:
- the sucD gene encoding succinate--CoA ligase subunit alpha, whose product is MSIFLNKDNKVIVQGITGGEGTKHTALMLKAGTQVVGGVNARKAGTTVTHLNKEGQSVDLPVFGSVAEAMKETGADVSIAFVPPAFSKDAIIEAIDAEIPLLVVITEGIPVQDTAYAWAYNVEKGEKTRIIGPNCPGIITPGESLVGITPNNITGKGPIGLVSKSGTLTYQMMYELRDLGFSTAIGIGGDPVIGTTHIDAIEAFEKDPETKIIVMIGEIGGDAEEKAGAYIKANVSKPVVGYVAGFTAPEGKTMGHAGAIVSDGAGTAQGKKEALEAAGVKVGKTPSETANLAREILQSL
- the sucC gene encoding ADP-forming succinate--CoA ligase subunit beta; the encoded protein is MDLFEYQAKELFAKHNVPTTPGRVTDSPEDAKAIAEEIGKPVMVKAQVKVGGRGKAGGVKYAATPDDAYTHSKNILGLDIKGHIVKKLLVAEASDIAEEYYISFLLDRSNRTYLAMCSVEGGMEIEEVAATKPDRLAKVPVDAVKGVDLAFAREIAEKGHLPAEVLDAAAVTIQKLWEVFTKEDATLVEVNPLVRTPDDQILALDGKVTLDANADFRQPGHAEFEDKDATDPLELKAKENDLNYVKLDGEVGIIGNGAGLVMSTLDVVAYAGEKHGGVKPANFLDIGGGASAEVMANGLDVILGDSQVKSVFVNVFGGITACDAVANGIVKALQILGDEANKPLVVRLDGNNVEEGRRILAEANHPLVIQAETMDSGADKAAELANK
- a CDS encoding M23 family metallopeptidase; this translates as MTQHRPTPTSLGDLSASQPLTRTSDRQAPSTRALDPERVDVTDIIPFNEFGDLCDIDFRESAAFDSLQVAHCPELDDLHDADDAQPLRLAVPTEFAAPRDERAEVPRFINSDNTDVLPRTPQHRRQPTSAAKGRVMIAAMAAGAAAAAAYTAVKPTTETTTQTVLAADTTSMDGSATAPRGVQLIAVKPVADAAVHGEELANGNAFAQERAEREARLQRPLFVMPTKGVYTSGFGYRWGALHAGVDLAGPIGTPIVAVSDGVVIDAGPTAGYGAWVKLRHSDGTVTLYGHVNTWTVQIGQRVFAGDQIATIGNRGNSTGPHLHFEVLLGGTNRIDPAPWLAQRGLSVGPYVG
- a CDS encoding phosphatase PAP2 family protein — its product is MTAFVVAALLIWSLVLVWVVRHQGFFVAALTRLRETGLAVAVRTWAIRHLGAPLTRLAQWLSVDVTAALGLVSGIVVVALLAAGFTELLDDVLEGELDTYVDQPVGQWFAANRDAWLTAVMKVLTHVGDPLSLVAIVVSVSAWVCWRIRSWAPALLGLSGLIGVGVVLVVAKWMVGRNRPPSWTAVIVEDGFSFPSGHATGGFAVAVLLAWMAGSVIRGWTARVKLWAFALSAAGVVAFSRVYLGVHYVSDVAAGAFLGAAWAVGVIVVGEWWTSRRRSALAAPPAG